A single genomic interval of Sebastes umbrosus isolate fSebUmb1 chromosome 9, fSebUmb1.pri, whole genome shotgun sequence harbors:
- the slu7 gene encoding pre-mRNA-splicing factor SLU7, with protein MEGSVMAEEATVGATVPTDGIVGLDEPKKMTREDWRKKKELEEQRKLGNAPAEVDEEGKDINPHIPQYISSVPWYIDPSKRPTLKHQRPQDEIEAQFSTIGEWYKRGVQENAVTTKFRKGACENCGAMTHKKKDCLERPRKVGARFTGTSIAPDEHSQVSLDLDYDGKRDRWNGYNPEDHHRIVEEYAKVDLAKRTLKAQKLQDELASGKLDQTEREHNSEDEDEDKYADDIDMPGQNFDSKRRITVRNLRIREDTAKYLRNLDPNSAYYDPKTRAMRENPYSNTGMNPDEVGYAGDNFARYSGATITMAQTQLFAWEAYERGSEVHLQADPTKLELLHRSFKVKKEDFKEKQRDGILEKYGGEEHLDAPPRELLLAQTEDYVEYSRHGAVLKGLEKAVARSKYEEDVLINNHICIWGSFWKDGFWGYKCCHSMVKQSYCTGETGIGINNTDCVPFEEGLMEPEEEEMPKSLLEMHRDKIMKEKKKKNKKNKKNKKHSSDGSDSEDEEKKKEKLRKALEAEDKRVKHIDAIMLVDERKRPYSSLQEVKAPTEEEMEAFRMKRLREDDPMASFLGQ; from the exons ATGGAAGGCTCAGTCATGGCCGAGGAGGCTACCGTCGGCGCTACCGTCCCCACGGACGGCATCGTGGGCCTGGATGAACCCAAGAAGATGACCAGGGAGGactggaggaagaagaaggagctggaggagcagaggaagcTGGGAAACGCTCCAGCTGAGGTGGACGAGGAGGGGAA gGACATAAACCCCCACATCCCACAGTATATTTCATCGGTGCCGTGGTACATCGACCCGTCCAAAAGGCCCACACTAAAGCATCAGAGACCCCAGGATGAAATTGAGGCACAATTCTCTACCATTGGAGAGTGGTACAAGAGAGGAGTGCAAGAG AATGCTGTCACCACTAAATTTCGTAAGGGAGCTTGTGAAAACTGTGGTGCCATGACACACAAGAAGAAGGACTGCTTGGAG CGACCCAGAAAAGTTGGGGCGAGGTTCACAGGCACCAGCATAGCTCCAGATGAACACAGTCAAGTATCGCTCGATTTGGACTACGATGGGAAGCGAGATCGCTGGAACGGGTACAACCCTGAGGATCACCACCGCATAGTGGAAGAGTACGCCAAAGTAGATCTG GCCAAAAGGACACTGAAGGCACAGAAGCTTCAGGATGAGTTGGCATCAGGGAAACTGGACCAAACC GAGCGGGAGCACAAcagtgaggatgaggatgaagataAATATGCAGATGATATCGACATGCCCGGTCAGAACTTTGACTCCAAGAGACGAATCACTGTTAGGAATCTGCGTATCAGAGAAGACACGGCCAAA TACTTGAGGAATTTGGATCCAAATTCAGCATATTACGATCCAAAGACTCGAGCTATGAGAGAGAACCCGTACTCCAACACTGGCATGAACCCAGACGA GGTGGGGTATGCTGGAGACAACTTTGCTCGTTATAGTGGTGCCACCATCACCATGGCTCAAACACAGT TGTTTGCCTGGGAGGCCTATGAGAGAGGCTCTGAGGTGCATCTGCAGGCTGACCCCACCAAGCTGGAGCTGCTCCACCGGTCCTTCAAGGTCAAGAAGGAGGACTttaaagagaaacagagggacGGCATCCTAGAGAAG TACGGAGGTGAAGAGCACTTGGACGCACCACCGCGGGAACTGCTCTTGGCCCAGACGGAGGACTACGTGGAGTACTCCCGTCACGGCGCTGTGCTGAAGGGGCTCGAGAAGGCCGTGGCTCGCTCCAAATATGAGGAGGACGTGCTCATCAATAATCACATC TGTATTTGGGGCTCCTTCTGGAAGGACGGCTTCTGGGGATACAAGTGTTGTCACTCCATGGTCAAACAGAGTTACTGCACAGGAGAGACTGGAATTGGAATA AACAACACAGACTGTGTTCCGTTTGAAGAGGGACTGATGGagccagaggaggaagaaatgCCCAAGTCTCTGCTGGAA ATGCATCGAGATAAGATaatgaaagagaagaaaaagaagaacaagaagaacaagaagaacaagaagcaCAGCTCTGACGGCAGCGATTCAGAggatgaagagaagaagaaggagaagctgAGAAAG GCACTAGAAGCAGAGGACAAGCGGGTGAAGCACATTGACGCAATAATGCTGGTGGATGAGAGGAAGAGGCCGTACTCCAGCTTGCAGGAAGTAAAGGCGCCAacggaggaggagatggaggccTTCCGCATGAAACGCTTGCGGGAAGATGATCCCATGGCTTCCTTCCTGGGACAGTGA
- the c1qtnf2 gene encoding complement C1q tumor necrosis factor-related protein 2 — protein MPMGHNFSTVTIMLQMCVMLCLLSAVISQSTNSSTKRGRNFTIHSSQLVCSLPGPAGPAGNPGVPGSLGAMGPMGPPGKDGPDGKDGEKGEKGGQGDPGRTGNLGKPGVKGREGVIGKAGPRGLRGLRGTTGVTGQRGEKGELGDVGQQGAPGGCNCGSAARSAFSVAVTKSYPKERLPIRFSRILLNEGDHYNVTSGKFVCAVPGVYYFTYDITLANKHLAIGLVHNGQYKIKTFDANTGNHDVASGSTVLHLQESDQVWLQIFYSEQNGLFFDPFWTDSTFTGFLIYADQDYLKEAERKANTEDDS, from the exons ATGCCCATGGGTCATAATTTCTCAACTG TGACCATCATGCTCCAgatgtgtgtgatgttgtgTTTGCTGTCGGCTGTCATCTCCCAGTCAACAAATTCCTCGACCAAGAGAGGTCGCAACTTCACCATCcactcctcccagctggtctgCAGTCTGCCAGGCCCAGCGGGGCCCGCCGGGAACCCCGGAGTCCCTGGATCACTGGGGGCCATGGGCCCCATGGGGCCCCCAGGGAAGGATGGCCCGGACGGGAAGGATGGAGAGAAGGGAGAAAAGGGAGGTCAAG GCGATCCAGGGAGGACGGGGAACCTAGGCAAGCCAGGGGTTAAAGGGCGTGAAGGGGTCATCGGCAAGGCTGGACCTCGAGGACTGAGGGGTCTGCGAGGAACAACGGGGGTAACTGGACAacgaggagagaaaggagagctGGGTGACGTGGGCCAGCAAGGAGCCCCGGGAGGGTGTAACTGTGGCAGTGCGGCCCGGTCAGCCTTCTCTGTGGCTGTGACAAAGAGCTACCCTAAAGAGCGACTGCCCATCCGCTTCAGCCGGATTCTGCTGAATGAGGGCGATCACTACAACGTCACCAGTGGGAAGTTTGTCTGTGCTGTCCCCGGGGTCTACTACTTCACATATGATATCACTCTGGCAAACAAGCACCTGGCCATCGGGCTGGTCCACAACGGACAGTACAAGATCAAGACATTCGATGCAAACACAGGGAACCATGATGTGGCGTCTGGGTCTACTGTTCTCCACCTGCAGGAGTCAGACCAGGTCTGGCTGCAGATCTTCTACTCGGAGCAGAACGGACTCTTCTTTGACCCTTTCTGGACAGACAGCACCTTCACTGGCTTCCTTATCTATGCTGACCAGGACTATCTCAAGGAGGCGGAGAGAAAAGCTAATACTGAGGATGACAGTTAA